The proteins below are encoded in one region of Solenopsis invicta isolate M01_SB chromosome 8, UNIL_Sinv_3.0, whole genome shotgun sequence:
- the LOC105207946 gene encoding 39S ribosomal protein L22, mitochondrial produces MQSIRQCVKYLASYSRSTINRTNILSSATNLAPTCSFHISAICRSNLLKYNTPTGFLDYNKTVFPPQKPGEEKRPAYVCHMKPNIKYSPKKMWYIAGFVRGMSVDEAVKQLSFMHRKGAEIAKEVILEAQRMAVEEHNVEFKSNLWVAESFSTKGIVIKGLRRHARGRPGTIHYRYCHYFVRLEEGPPPKHYYLPYPKTGEELLEKWLKEMHMRKVSNSL; encoded by the exons ATGCAGAGCATTCGTCAATGTGTTAAGTATTTAGCGTCATACAGCAGATCTACTATAAATAGGACGAATATATTGTCAAGCGCGACAAATCTTGCGCCAACATGCAGTTTTCATATTTCTGCGATATGTAGAAGTAATTTGCTAAAATATAACACCCCGACGGGGTTTCTAGACTATAATAAGACTGTGTTTCCACCTCAAAAGCCAGGTGAAGAAAAGAGACCTGCT tATGTATGCCATATGAAACCCAATATAAAATACAGTCCAAAGAAGATGTGGTATATTGCGGGTTTTGTGCGAGGAATGTCCGTGGATGAGGCTGTAAAACAATTGAGTTTTATGCATAGGAAAGGTGCAGAGATTGCAAAGGAAGTTATATTGGAAGCTCAACGCATGGCTGTAGAAGAGCACAATGtcgaatttaaaagtaatttgtgGGTTG CGGAATCGTTCAGTACTAAAGGCATCGTGATAAAGGGTTTGCGGCGTCATGCTAGGGGACGCCCAGGAACTATACACTATAGGTATTGCCATTATTTTGTACGCTTGGAAGAAGGACCACCACCTAAACATTATTATCTACCCTATCCTAAAACTGGTGAGGAATTGTTGGAAAAGTGGTTGAAAGAGATGCATATGCGCAAAGTATCGAATTCTTTGTAA
- the LOC105207945 gene encoding 60S ribosomal protein L39, with protein sequence MSAHKTFIIKRKLAKKLKQNRPIPQWVRMRTGNTIRYNAKRRHWRRTKLKL encoded by the exons ATG TCGGCTCACAAGACGTTTATCATTAAGCGAAAGCTTGCGAAAAAGTTAAAGCAAAACAGGCCGATTCCTCAATGGGTGAGAATGCGGACCGGCAATACTATCCG ATACAATGCCAAGAGGCGTCACTGGAGGAGAACTAAGCTAAAGTTGTAA
- the LOC105207944 gene encoding dnaJ homolog subfamily B member 12 — MDSNKDEAERCFELAERFMRDRKYEEAEKFVRKAQRLYPMKKAEELLAEVTVLSKQNQKPESAEPNVRKRQNVTKDGTHSQSNSEYSKEQLEHVKRIKKCKDYYEILGVSKDATDSDIKKAYKKLALQLHPDKNKAPGAAEAFKAIGNAVAILTDSEKRKQYDMYGSEEERMQNMHSRQGHTHYNYTRGFEADITAEELFNMFFGVGFPQQEFYMRRPGGRWMRQSEAQAQHAHSQQANGYTTFLQMLPVLLLILLTMMSSFFISDPVYSLHASPKYSVGRTTQVLKVPYYVKENFHSEYQGSLRRLEISIEEEYVGNLRQACAREKNYREGIMWKARNLGDQDLFMKAKNLETPSCRKLQELQA, encoded by the exons ATGGACAGTAACAAGGACGAGGCGGAGCGATGCTTCGAGCTCGCGGAGCGATTTATGCGGGATAGGAAGTACGAGGAAGCTGAGAAATTCGTCCGCAAGGCCCAGAGACTTTATCCGATGAAGAAGGCCGAGG AACTGCTGGCAGAAGTAACAGTGCTCTCGAAACAGAACCAGAAACCAGAGTCAGCTGAGCCTAATGTTAGAAAACGGCAAAATGTAACCAAAGATGGGACACATTCCCAGAGCAATTCCGAATATTCAAAAGAACAGTTGGAGCATGTAAAAAG aataaaGAAGTGCAAGGACTACTACGAAATCTTAGGAGTCAGCAAAGATGCTACAGACAGTGATATTAAAAAGGCTTATAAGAAATTAGCGCTTCAATTACATCCTGACAAAAATAAAGCACCAGGTGCTGCCGAGGCGTTTAAGG CTATTGGCAATGCGGTTGCTATTCTTACTGATTCGGAAAAACGAAAACAATATGACATGTACGGTTCCGAAGAAGAAAGAATGCAGAATATGCACAGCCGCCAAGGCCATACGCATTACAACTATACTCGTGGATTTGAAG ctgatATCACAGCCGAGGAATTGTTCAATATGTTTTTTGGTGTCGGCTTCCCACaacaagaattttatatgcGTCGGCCAGGAGGAAGATGGATGCGACAGTCGGAAGCGCAAGCGCAACATGCCCATTCTCAG CAAGCAAATGGATACACTACGTTTCTTCAGATGTTACCAGTTCTGTTACTAATATTGTTAACCATGATGAGCAGTTTTTTCATTTCCGATCCAGTATATAGTCTGCATGCGAGCCC AAAATATTCAGTGGGCAGAACAACTCAGGTTTTGAAAGTGCCATATTACGTTAAGGAAAACTTTCACAGTGAATACCAAGGCAGTTTACGTAGGTTAGAAATTTCAATTGAAGAAGAGTACGTGGGTAACTTGAGGCAGGCCTGCGCTAGGGAAAAGAATTACA GGGAAGGTATAATGTGGAAAGCCCGTAATTTGGGAGATCAAGATCTGTTCATGAAAGCTAAAAATCTTGAAACACCCTCGTGTAGGAAACTACAAGAACTGCAagcataa